A portion of the Shewanella sp. SNU WT4 genome contains these proteins:
- a CDS encoding IS3 family transposase codes for MNTHPSGNYERLKAPNSQRDISDKKLTDRIKQSWLENGGHYGYRNIHLDLVEANIKCGRDRVLRLMQRAKISAQRGYKKPKVHYGGDIHTAAPNQLKRVFNVAEPNQWWVSDITYIHTHQGFLFLAVAMDLYARNIVGWSMSNRMTDDLVLDALTMAYWRRKPTNTVRLHSDQGSQYTSRRYKKLLATLNIEQSMSRRGNCWDNAVAESFFSNLKKEKVRRIQFKTQEEARLNIFQYIEMFYKVVFIILCHFSKIFKNRNDT; via the coding sequence ATGAACACGCATCCCAGTGGCAACTATGAACGGCTAAAAGCGCCCAATAGTCAGCGTGATATTAGTGATAAAAAACTAACAGATCGCATCAAACAATCTTGGTTAGAAAACGGTGGACATTACGGTTATCGTAATATCCATCTTGATTTGGTTGAGGCGAACATTAAGTGTGGCCGTGACCGCGTGTTGAGGTTAATGCAGCGTGCAAAGATCAGTGCGCAACGAGGGTATAAAAAACCCAAAGTGCACTATGGCGGAGATATTCACACCGCTGCGCCGAATCAGCTTAAGAGAGTGTTTAACGTTGCAGAGCCTAATCAGTGGTGGGTAAGCGATATTACCTATATTCACACGCACCAAGGGTTCTTGTTTTTGGCTGTCGCCATGGATTTGTATGCCAGGAACATTGTCGGTTGGTCGATGTCGAATCGAATGACAGATGATTTAGTGCTCGATGCGTTAACGATGGCTTACTGGCGGCGAAAACCAACTAACACAGTTAGGCTTCATTCTGATCAAGGCAGCCAATACACGAGTCGTCGATACAAGAAATTACTGGCGACATTAAATATTGAGCAAAGCATGAGCCGGCGTGGAAATTGTTGGGATAATGCTGTCGCAGAAAGCTTTTTCAGTAACTTAAAGAAAGAGAAAGTCAGACGTATTCAGTTCAAAACACAAGAAGAAGCTAGGTTAAATATTTTTCAATACATTGAGATGTTTTATAAGGTAGTGTTCATAATTCTGTGTCATTTCAGTAAAATATTCAAAAACAGGAATGACACATGA
- a CDS encoding transposase translates to MSKGTRYTNEFKQEAVNQVIKHGYSVNDVSERLGISSKTLYVWTKTFSKPPKQRENEQDLHTQIAQLQRELKRVQQERDILKEAAVFFAVESKNVSRS, encoded by the coding sequence ATGAGTAAAGGCACTCGTTATACCAATGAATTTAAACAAGAAGCCGTCAATCAAGTGATTAAGCACGGTTATTCTGTCAACGATGTATCTGAGCGTTTAGGGATCAGTTCTAAAACCTTATATGTTTGGACCAAAACATTCTCAAAACCCCCAAAACAACGTGAAAATGAACAAGATTTACACACTCAAATAGCTCAGCTTCAGCGTGAATTAAAACGTGTGCAACAGGAGAGGGATATCCTAAAGGAGGCCGCGGTGTTCTTTGCCGTCGAGTCAAAGAACGTTAGCCGTTCATAA
- a CDS encoding M10 family metallopeptidase C-terminal domain-containing protein produces MIGHKINKTTLALCIAMGASFTSSVALADVQNKSTDALVVPSDMSLDPYAGYYWGTKPIAGLPQVIDQIWTGYVNSANAGVITYNFPKGKHLTGLYNNPKYGFTAGDGLNGFSELQKGSARKSIQLWVDLIAPRFLERGNQGADIQLVNSDDPGQAYAYYPEYGFTNAKGWKFFGDVFVASPDLNWTNNWLTFGGYGVTTVIHEVGHSLGLSHPGNYNGSGAIDYVTQADYAQDSKQYSIMSYWSEGNTSFQPWGRIVDWSTAWFYNNPQTPLVHDILAVHQAYGANPNTRSDDTVYGWNSTAGNEVYDFSQNLFPWLSIYDAGGNDTIDMSGANASVFIDLTPGAFSSGASEVPSEAVINAKRQAINDMTGISLPMVADGYSAGRNAQVTGAHEPVLAAETDVSGLGVTSHDNLSIAYGTIIENSIGSSKRDYLKGNHVANVLTGNDGDDVLNGFAGADTYVGGEGADTFVFSNIEVGDMIADFVSGEDMIVLSATGVSFSFIDGAEFSQVAGELRYTDGMLMGDVDGDGAADLSIDLNGAALAGADLAL; encoded by the coding sequence ATGATCGGACACAAAATAAATAAAACGACACTTGCTTTATGTATAGCCATGGGCGCTTCATTTACTTCATCAGTTGCTTTGGCTGATGTACAAAACAAAAGCACTGACGCTTTGGTTGTACCTAGCGACATGAGTTTAGACCCTTATGCAGGCTATTATTGGGGAACAAAACCAATTGCTGGTTTGCCACAAGTGATTGACCAAATTTGGACTGGTTATGTTAATTCAGCTAATGCTGGCGTAATTACCTATAACTTCCCTAAAGGAAAGCATTTAACAGGGCTTTACAACAACCCTAAGTATGGTTTCACTGCTGGTGACGGCTTGAATGGCTTTTCAGAACTGCAAAAAGGGAGTGCCCGCAAAAGCATCCAATTGTGGGTTGACTTAATTGCACCTCGCTTTTTAGAGCGTGGTAATCAAGGAGCGGATATTCAATTGGTTAACAGTGACGATCCTGGTCAAGCCTATGCGTACTACCCAGAATACGGTTTTACCAATGCGAAAGGTTGGAAGTTTTTTGGTGATGTATTTGTTGCATCTCCTGATTTGAACTGGACCAATAATTGGCTAACCTTCGGTGGTTACGGCGTCACAACTGTTATCCATGAAGTCGGTCACTCTTTAGGGTTAAGTCACCCAGGTAACTATAACGGTTCAGGTGCCATTGACTACGTAACCCAAGCTGATTACGCACAAGACAGCAAACAATATTCAATTATGTCTTACTGGAGTGAAGGCAATACATCTTTTCAACCATGGGGTCGAATCGTTGATTGGTCAACAGCATGGTTCTATAACAACCCACAAACGCCATTAGTGCATGATATTTTAGCCGTGCATCAAGCATATGGCGCCAACCCAAATACACGTAGTGATGATACTGTTTATGGTTGGAATTCAACCGCTGGCAATGAAGTTTATGATTTTTCTCAAAATTTATTCCCATGGTTGTCAATCTATGATGCTGGCGGTAACGACACCATCGATATGTCTGGTGCCAATGCCAGTGTTTTCATTGATTTAACCCCAGGAGCATTCAGCTCCGGCGCTTCCGAGGTTCCAAGCGAAGCAGTAATCAATGCTAAAAGACAAGCAATTAATGACATGACAGGTATCTCTTTACCTATGGTAGCTGATGGTTATAGTGCTGGTAGAAATGCTCAAGTAACTGGTGCTCACGAGCCTGTTTTAGCCGCTGAAACAGATGTTAGCGGCCTAGGTGTTACATCACACGACAACCTTTCAATTGCATACGGTACTATTATCGAGAATTCAATTGGTTCAAGCAAGCGTGATTACTTAAAAGGTAACCACGTTGCTAACGTATTAACAGGTAACGACGGCGATGACGTATTAAACGGTTTTGCTGGCGCTGATACTTATGTAGGTGGCGAAGGCGCAGATACATTTGTATTCTCTAACATCGAAGTAGGTGACATGATTGCTGACTTTGTTAGTGGTGAAGATATGATTGTATTATCAGCTACAGGCGTTTCATTTAGCTTTATCGATGGCGCTGAGTTCAGCCAAGTAGCGGGTGAACTTCGCTATACCGACGGTATGTTAATGGGTGATGTAGACGGTGACGGCGCTGCTGACTTATCTATTGACTTAAACGGTGCTGCACTTGCTGGTGCTGACTTAGCATTATAA
- the phnR gene encoding phosphonate utilization transcriptional regulator PhnR, producing the protein MQYLKIKDAILEQMDAGKLTSQQKLPAERKLAETFDTTRVTLREALSLLEAEGRIYREDRRGWFISPAPLRYDPTQTLNFTNMALTQGRQPKTELVSAKLVLANKQAASLLELQSFSDVYQVNRIRYLDDRPVVYVTHYIRADMFPKLLSHDLAHSLTDIYRDHYDCMYQSVRYRIFTSSLMGSLAQALRATSGTPAMVVERVNYNHAGQLIDCDIEYWRHDAINIESVANLSR; encoded by the coding sequence GTGCAATATCTCAAAATCAAAGATGCAATCCTTGAGCAAATGGATGCCGGCAAACTGACATCGCAGCAGAAATTGCCGGCAGAAAGAAAACTTGCGGAAACATTTGATACCACGCGCGTTACTTTGCGCGAAGCTTTGTCCCTGTTAGAGGCCGAAGGGCGAATTTATCGCGAGGATCGGCGGGGCTGGTTTATTTCACCGGCGCCGCTTAGGTATGATCCAACGCAAACGCTAAATTTTACCAATATGGCGTTAACGCAAGGTCGTCAGCCGAAAACCGAATTAGTCAGTGCTAAGTTAGTGTTGGCTAACAAGCAGGCGGCTAGCTTGTTAGAACTGCAATCGTTTTCTGATGTTTATCAAGTCAATCGAATTAGGTATCTCGATGACCGGCCTGTGGTGTATGTCACTCACTATATTCGAGCTGATATGTTTCCTAAACTGTTAAGCCATGATCTTGCGCACTCGTTAACCGACATTTATCGCGATCACTATGACTGCATGTATCAATCGGTTCGTTACCGTATTTTTACCAGTTCATTAATGGGAAGTCTTGCCCAAGCGCTGCGCGCCACCTCAGGTACGCCCGCTATGGTAGTTGAGCGTGTTAATTACAACCACGCGGGCCAGTTAATTGATTGCGACATTGAATATTGGCGCCATGACGCCATCAACATAGAGTCAGTAGCTAATCTAAGCCGATAA
- a CDS encoding putative 2-aminoethylphosphonate ABC transporter permease subunit, with protein MEAKTMTMNTLASPNRPMSLFNRVSKDNVVLFPILLGVTCLLVLFLLLPLWSMLQKALQNSDGDFVGLSNFVHYLASPNVWTSISNTLTLGVTVTTIVTLAAFGYAFALTRSCMPFKGVFKALGTAPILAPSLLPAISLIFLFGNQGVAKSWIGDGSVYGLTGISLGLIFWTFPHALMILSTAMRTSDARLYEAAQALKTSPLKTFFIVTLPSAKFGLISTLIVVFTLVITDFGVAKVIGGNDNVLATDIFKQVVGQQNFAMGAVTSMILLFPAILAFVADRYVKNKQKSLMDTRSVIYQPSPSKVRDYVCFVYCSLVSLMVLVVLGMAVYGSLVTFWPWDKALTLNNYNFSEISTYGWSPFFNSLEMAFWTAIFGTTLIFIAAYAIEKGRAFALVRSGLQMMSIIPMAVPGMVLGLGYIFYFNDASNALSPLYGTMALLVISTVVHYYTVGHMTSLAALKQLPAEIEATAASIKMPQWQLFYKVTLPVCMPALFDIAMYLFVNALTTTSAVVFLYSTETIPASVSVLNMDDAGQTGAAAAMAVMIMLSAVSAKLIQWPVATWLANHTQAWRNK; from the coding sequence ATGGAAGCTAAAACAATGACTATGAACACACTAGCCTCCCCAAACCGGCCAATGTCACTATTCAACCGTGTCAGTAAAGATAATGTGGTGTTGTTTCCAATTTTGCTCGGAGTCACTTGTCTACTGGTGCTGTTTTTATTGCTGCCACTGTGGAGCATGCTACAAAAAGCCCTTCAAAACTCAGACGGTGACTTTGTCGGTTTAAGCAACTTTGTGCATTACCTAGCGTCCCCCAATGTGTGGACCTCCATCTCCAATACCCTGACCTTGGGGGTGACAGTAACAACTATTGTCACTTTAGCGGCTTTTGGTTATGCGTTCGCGCTTACCCGTTCTTGCATGCCGTTTAAAGGGGTGTTTAAAGCGTTGGGAACGGCACCTATCTTAGCGCCATCCTTATTACCTGCGATAAGTCTTATCTTTCTATTTGGTAACCAAGGTGTGGCTAAATCATGGATAGGCGATGGAAGTGTATATGGTTTGACGGGTATCAGTCTTGGCCTGATCTTTTGGACATTTCCCCATGCCTTGATGATATTAAGCACAGCGATGCGAACCTCTGATGCACGGCTATATGAGGCGGCGCAGGCGTTAAAAACGTCACCACTTAAAACCTTCTTTATTGTGACTTTGCCAAGTGCAAAGTTCGGATTAATCAGTACGTTAATCGTAGTATTTACCTTAGTTATCACAGATTTTGGTGTCGCCAAAGTGATTGGTGGTAACGACAATGTGTTGGCAACGGATATTTTTAAACAAGTGGTAGGTCAGCAAAACTTTGCCATGGGTGCTGTGACCTCGATGATTTTACTGTTTCCAGCCATCTTGGCTTTCGTGGCCGATCGCTACGTGAAGAACAAACAAAAGAGCTTAATGGATACGCGCTCTGTTATTTACCAGCCAAGCCCAAGTAAAGTGCGTGATTATGTGTGTTTTGTGTATTGCTCTTTGGTATCGCTGATGGTGCTGGTGGTCTTGGGCATGGCAGTTTATGGCTCCTTGGTGACTTTCTGGCCATGGGATAAAGCGCTGACACTGAACAACTACAACTTTAGCGAAATAAGCACTTATGGCTGGAGCCCATTTTTTAATTCTCTTGAAATGGCGTTCTGGACCGCTATTTTTGGCACAACACTTATTTTCATCGCAGCTTACGCCATAGAAAAGGGTAGAGCCTTTGCCCTTGTTCGCAGCGGCTTACAAATGATGAGCATCATACCTATGGCCGTACCTGGCATGGTCTTGGGGCTTGGCTATATTTTCTATTTTAATGATGCCAGCAATGCCTTAAGTCCCCTCTATGGCACCATGGCGTTGCTTGTGATTAGCACTGTGGTTCACTATTACACTGTTGGCCATATGACTTCGCTGGCTGCACTCAAACAATTACCTGCAGAAATTGAAGCTACGGCAGCGTCGATAAAAATGCCGCAGTGGCAGCTGTTTTATAAAGTGACTCTGCCTGTGTGTATGCCGGCGCTGTTTGACATAGCTATGTACTTGTTTGTTAATGCACTTACTACGACTTCTGCGGTAGTATTCTTGTATTCCACTGAGACTATTCCGGCATCGGTTTCTGTTCTTAATATGGATGATGCCGGCCAAACTGGCGCTGCCGCGGCAATGGCCGTGATGATTATGCTTTCTGCGGTGAGCGCCAAGCTAATTCAATGGCCGGTGGCGACATGGTTAGCAAACCATACGCAAGCATGGCGAAATAAATAA
- a CDS encoding putative 2-aminoethylphosphonate ABC transporter ATP-binding protein: protein MTNHQAYLHIDNVAKQFGAFTALTQISLSIEKGEFVCFLGPSGCGKTTLLRAIAGLDLPSSGTIYQANQEITFLPPEKRDFGIVFQSYALFPNLSVKENIALGLINQGMAKKLAYQKVAQWLETIGLPTSAEKFPNQLSGGQQQRVALARALALSPGLLLLDEPLSALDAKVRVHLREEICRLQRQLGITTIMVTHDQDEALSMADRIVVMNHGVIEQVGTPLEIYQQPATRFVAEFVGTMNFIPMSVVSDTQVRIAQSLIAKPTFENLPLTDGDRCDIAVRPEQIRFTSASLNTIPVKIVATEFLGAFYRVDCHLLEGNHSQLIMVDVSVEQAMELGLKRGETRYIQLAEQGLRGYMAPSKTLCQGLSKSISKTLLPNVA from the coding sequence ATGACTAATCATCAAGCCTACCTTCATATTGATAACGTGGCGAAGCAATTTGGCGCGTTCACGGCATTAACACAAATTTCATTAAGCATCGAAAAAGGTGAGTTTGTCTGTTTCCTTGGCCCGTCAGGTTGCGGTAAAACCACACTGCTGCGTGCCATTGCCGGTCTTGACCTGCCAAGTTCTGGCACCATTTACCAAGCCAATCAAGAAATCACCTTTTTGCCGCCAGAAAAACGTGACTTTGGCATAGTCTTTCAGTCTTATGCCTTATTCCCAAATCTGAGCGTGAAAGAAAACATTGCACTCGGGCTCATTAATCAAGGCATGGCAAAAAAGCTGGCGTATCAAAAAGTAGCACAGTGGCTAGAGACCATAGGGCTACCCACTTCAGCAGAAAAATTTCCTAATCAACTCTCAGGCGGCCAACAGCAACGAGTGGCACTCGCGCGCGCTTTAGCCCTGTCTCCTGGCTTGTTGTTATTGGATGAACCTTTATCGGCACTTGACGCTAAAGTGCGGGTGCATCTTCGAGAAGAAATTTGTCGTCTGCAACGTCAGCTTGGCATCACCACTATTATGGTGACTCACGATCAGGATGAGGCGCTGTCGATGGCCGATCGCATAGTAGTGATGAATCATGGTGTGATAGAGCAAGTAGGTACGCCGCTTGAAATTTATCAACAACCTGCAACCCGTTTTGTGGCGGAATTTGTCGGTACCATGAACTTTATTCCTATGTCTGTGGTAAGTGATACTCAAGTGCGTATCGCGCAGTCCTTGATTGCCAAACCGACTTTTGAAAACCTACCCCTTACTGACGGCGATAGATGTGATATTGCGGTGCGTCCAGAGCAAATTCGCTTTACGTCAGCATCGCTCAACACAATCCCGGTGAAGATAGTCGCCACTGAATTTCTCGGCGCTTTTTACCGCGTTGATTGTCACTTGCTAGAAGGTAATCATTCGCAGCTCATCATGGTGGATGTGTCTGTTGAGCAAGCCATGGAGCTAGGACTTAAGCGCGGTGAGACTCGTTATATTCAACTAGCTGAACAAGGCTTGCGTGGCTATATGGCGCCAAGTAAGACACTCTGTCAGGGACTCAGTAAGTCAATTAGTAAGACACTTTTGCCAAATGTGGCATAA
- a CDS encoding putative 2-aminoethylphosphonate ABC transporter substrate-binding protein, which translates to MMVKEIKTMKVSMKKASIAAMFALMSTQAVSAQQVTVYTAFETDLLAKYKTAFEKDNPDIKIQWVRDSIGIITAKLLAEKSNPRAEVVWGLAGSSLALLKNEGIIKPYTPVGVEQLRGQLVDAGQEKAWYGNIGVFNAICYNEIVGKKLNIPKPTTWDDLTKDVYKGHISMPNPASSGTGYMQVAAWLSHFGEAEGWSYMDKLNTNIAQYTHSGSKPCVQAAMGEVVIGISLAVRAAKLKSQGAPMDVIVPNGIGWDVDGVGLVKANAASQRVVDWAISKAANELYVETYPIVAHQDVSATVSHYPDVENAMATLDLTQMGNDRTRVLATWSSKYDAKSQAKSQAK; encoded by the coding sequence ATGATGGTTAAGGAGATCAAGACGATGAAAGTATCGATGAAAAAAGCGTCAATCGCCGCAATGTTTGCACTGATGTCAACCCAAGCGGTTAGCGCGCAGCAAGTGACAGTGTATACCGCATTTGAAACCGATTTACTGGCGAAATACAAAACGGCATTTGAAAAAGACAACCCTGACATCAAGATCCAGTGGGTTCGCGATTCAATCGGGATCATTACGGCAAAATTGTTAGCAGAAAAATCAAATCCGCGGGCAGAAGTGGTATGGGGGCTAGCGGGCTCATCCTTAGCGCTGCTTAAAAATGAGGGCATCATTAAACCTTACACTCCAGTCGGGGTGGAACAGTTACGTGGTCAATTGGTTGATGCTGGGCAAGAGAAGGCTTGGTATGGCAACATTGGGGTGTTTAACGCGATTTGTTACAACGAAATTGTCGGCAAAAAACTTAACATTCCCAAACCAACGACCTGGGATGATTTGACCAAAGATGTTTATAAAGGCCATATTTCCATGCCAAATCCAGCATCGTCCGGCACTGGCTACATGCAAGTCGCCGCTTGGTTAAGTCATTTTGGTGAAGCTGAGGGCTGGTCCTATATGGATAAGCTCAACACTAATATTGCCCAGTATACCCATTCAGGCTCTAAACCTTGTGTGCAAGCGGCCATGGGGGAAGTGGTGATTGGTATATCTCTGGCGGTACGTGCGGCTAAGTTAAAGAGCCAAGGCGCGCCAATGGACGTGATTGTTCCAAACGGCATTGGCTGGGATGTTGATGGCGTAGGTTTGGTTAAGGCTAATGCCGCGAGTCAACGTGTGGTTGACTGGGCAATATCAAAAGCTGCCAATGAATTGTATGTAGAAACTTATCCAATAGTGGCTCATCAGGACGTTAGCGCCACTGTCAGCCATTACCCCGATGTTGAAAATGCCATGGCAACGTTAGATTTGACTCAGATGGGTAACGACAGAACCCGAGTGCTGGCAACCTGGTCGTCAAAATACGATGCTAAGTCACAAGCTAAGTCACAAGCTAAGTAA
- the phnW gene encoding 2-aminoethylphosphonate--pyruvate transaminase — protein sequence MKNEYLLLTPGPLSTSATVRQAMLKDWCTWDDDYNKDIVEVIRTKLVKLATSSQDYTSVLMQGSGTASVEATIGSAINADDKLLVVDNGAYGARIAEIAAYLHIPCTVIAPGETAQPSLEAIETALVTDPAITHVAIVHCETTTGMLNPIKAVASLAKSHGKVVILDAMSSFGGIPMDINELGIDFMISSANKCIQGVPGFGFVIAKRSEIEKCKGQARSLSLDLYAQWHCMETNHGKWRFTSPTHTVRAFYQALIELEQEGGISARHQRYQTNQTSLVAGMRSLGFKPLLDESLHSPIITSFYSPSHSDYQFKAFYERLKAQGFVIYPGKVSNADCFRIGNIGDVHPSDLQGLIVAIKNAMYWQVK from the coding sequence ATGAAAAATGAATACCTACTACTGACGCCAGGCCCACTGTCTACATCAGCCACTGTCAGACAAGCCATGTTGAAAGATTGGTGTACATGGGATGACGATTACAACAAAGACATAGTTGAGGTTATTCGTACCAAGTTGGTAAAACTTGCGACTTCATCACAGGATTACACCAGCGTGCTGATGCAAGGCAGCGGCACAGCTTCAGTCGAAGCGACTATTGGCAGTGCCATCAATGCCGATGACAAGTTGTTAGTGGTGGACAATGGTGCCTATGGCGCCCGCATTGCCGAAATTGCGGCCTATTTGCATATTCCATGCACTGTGATTGCCCCAGGGGAAACCGCACAACCGTCACTCGAAGCCATTGAAACGGCTTTGGTTACTGACCCAGCGATTACCCATGTTGCCATAGTGCACTGCGAAACCACCACGGGCATGCTCAATCCCATAAAAGCGGTAGCATCACTTGCAAAAAGCCATGGCAAGGTTGTCATTTTGGATGCTATGTCGAGCTTTGGCGGTATTCCTATGGATATTAATGAGCTTGGCATCGACTTTATGATCAGCTCTGCCAACAAGTGTATTCAAGGTGTACCTGGCTTTGGCTTTGTTATTGCTAAGCGCAGCGAAATCGAAAAGTGTAAAGGCCAAGCCCGCTCATTGAGCCTAGATCTTTACGCCCAGTGGCATTGCATGGAAACCAACCATGGCAAGTGGCGCTTCACATCACCAACTCACACAGTACGCGCGTTTTATCAGGCGTTAATCGAGTTGGAACAAGAAGGCGGCATTAGCGCGCGTCATCAACGTTATCAAACCAACCAAACAAGCTTAGTGGCCGGTATGAGAAGCCTAGGTTTTAAGCCGTTGCTGGATGAGTCACTGCATTCTCCTATCATTACGTCGTTTTACTCGCCAAGCCACAGTGACTACCAGTTCAAAGCCTTTTATGAGCGACTGAAAGCGCAAGGATTTGTGATTTATCCTGGCAAAGTATCAAACGCGGATTGTTTCCGTATCGGTAACATTGGTGATGTCCACCCAAGCGATTTACAAGGCTTAATCGTTGCCATCAAAAACGCCATGTATTGGCAAGTGAAATAG
- the phnX gene encoding phosphonoacetaldehyde hydrolase, with the protein MTLPTSSIQAVIFDWAGTIVDFGSFAPTSIFVEAFKQGFDFTLSLEEARGPMGLGKWDHIQAVGRMPSVDKRWNAQFGRSMTTADIDAIYAAFMPLQKAKIADHAEPILNVIEVVNGLKAQGIKIGSCSGYPRQVMDVLIPVAADYGYKPDCIVATDDLPQGGRPAPFMALKNVIELSVTNVAACVKVDDSAPGIYEGHNAGMWTVALLLSGNEAGLTLAEYQAADEAALNVAREKARAKLMECRPHYLIDTISNLPEVMADIERRMLAGERP; encoded by the coding sequence ATGACCTTACCTACATCATCTATCCAAGCGGTTATTTTTGACTGGGCTGGCACCATAGTTGATTTTGGATCATTTGCCCCAACCAGTATTTTTGTTGAAGCCTTTAAGCAAGGCTTTGATTTTACGCTGTCATTAGAAGAAGCCCGTGGCCCTATGGGGTTAGGTAAATGGGATCACATTCAAGCGGTTGGCCGCATGCCAAGTGTTGATAAACGCTGGAATGCCCAATTTGGCCGCTCAATGACTACAGCAGACATAGATGCTATTTACGCAGCGTTTATGCCGCTACAAAAAGCCAAAATTGCCGACCATGCAGAACCGATTCTTAATGTCATTGAAGTGGTTAACGGACTGAAAGCACAAGGTATTAAAATTGGCTCTTGCTCTGGTTATCCACGGCAAGTCATGGATGTCCTCATTCCTGTGGCTGCCGACTATGGCTACAAGCCTGATTGTATTGTCGCCACCGATGACTTACCGCAAGGTGGCCGTCCTGCGCCATTTATGGCACTAAAAAACGTGATTGAACTTAGCGTGACCAATGTTGCTGCCTGCGTCAAAGTGGATGATTCCGCGCCTGGGATTTATGAAGGCCACAACGCTGGCATGTGGACTGTTGCCCTACTGCTTTCAGGTAACGAAGCTGGACTAACCTTGGCTGAGTATCAAGCAGCAGACGAGGCCGCTCTAAATGTCGCCCGTGAAAAGGCGCGCGCTAAGCTGATGGAATGTAGGCCTCATTACCTGATTGATACTATCTCAAACCTTCCTGAGGTCATGGCCGATATTGAGCGTCGCATGCTAGCAGGCGAACGCCCTTAG